The Allorhodopirellula heiligendammensis genome includes a window with the following:
- a CDS encoding ABC transporter permease, whose amino-acid sequence MMWLRTIRMGVKSLTLHPLRTGLTMLGILIGVWSVIVLTAISQGASNQVQKQIESLGATTIIVRSVKPPEEKLAGSSASKYGLSRSELDQIIATLPMIDKAVPIREIKRQFTHGDELISGRLVGCTPGYKTVNRLELRRRGGRFLTDADSARAENVCVIASGIADGLFPYEDPVGKRIYVPEHTDYYRIVGVLESRSASAAIGGSLDSQDFNRDVYIPIETMQKRIGDTIVTRRSGQFQVEIMELNQITMQVERVSQVRPTAKVIESILAAKHKDAGDVAVVVPLELLEQARNLRLMFLGIGVLIACISLLVGGIGIMNIMLASVTERTREIGIRRALGARRRDIVRQFLVETILLSFAGAALGIVLGFLGPPMYRGAILLIAKGFPEQFAVLPSAIRDSQPTIVMETIPLAVVIAVAVGLGSGLYPAIRAARMNPIDALRHE is encoded by the coding sequence CTGATGTGGTTGCGAACAATTCGCATGGGGGTCAAGAGCTTGACGCTGCACCCGTTGCGCACCGGCCTGACGATGCTTGGCATCCTGATCGGCGTGTGGTCGGTGATTGTGTTGACGGCCATCAGCCAGGGTGCAAGTAACCAGGTGCAGAAACAGATTGAGTCGCTCGGTGCGACCACAATCATTGTCCGCTCGGTGAAACCGCCTGAGGAGAAACTCGCTGGTTCATCGGCGTCCAAATATGGTCTGTCTCGTAGTGAACTCGACCAGATCATCGCCACCTTGCCGATGATCGACAAAGCGGTCCCGATCCGCGAGATCAAACGCCAATTCACACATGGTGACGAACTGATTTCCGGACGCTTAGTCGGATGCACGCCGGGCTATAAAACCGTCAACCGGCTTGAGTTGCGGCGGCGGGGTGGCCGGTTTCTGACCGACGCTGACAGCGCGCGGGCGGAAAACGTCTGTGTGATCGCATCAGGGATCGCCGATGGCTTGTTTCCCTATGAAGACCCCGTCGGTAAACGTATCTATGTTCCTGAACATACCGATTACTACCGCATTGTGGGTGTGCTCGAATCCCGCAGCGCTTCGGCAGCGATCGGCGGTTCGCTGGATTCGCAAGATTTCAATCGAGACGTCTATATCCCGATCGAAACCATGCAAAAGCGTATTGGTGACACCATTGTCACTCGCCGCAGCGGCCAGTTCCAAGTCGAAATCATGGAACTCAACCAGATCACCATGCAGGTAGAACGGGTCAGCCAAGTGCGGCCGACGGCCAAGGTGATCGAGAGCATTCTGGCGGCCAAACATAAAGACGCGGGAGACGTGGCCGTGGTGGTACCGCTCGAACTGCTCGAACAGGCTCGCAACCTAAGACTGATGTTTTTGGGGATTGGCGTTTTGATCGCGTGTATTTCGCTGTTGGTCGGTGGTATTGGAATCATGAACATCATGCTGGCCAGTGTCACCGAGCGGACCCGCGAAATCGGAATCCGCCGCGCCTTGGGCGCTCGCCGCCGGGATATTGTCCGACAGTTCTTGGTCGAAACGATCCTGTTATCGTTTGCGGGTGCTGCGTTAGGAATCGTGCTTGGATTTCTTGGTCCACCGATGTATCGCGGCGCGATTCTACTCATCGCCAAGGGGTTTCCTGAGCAGTTTGCAGTATTGCCCAGCGCGATTCGAGATTCACAGCCCACGATCGTAATGGAAACCATTCCACTCGCTGTGGTGATCGCTGTCGCGGTAGGATTGGGTAGCGGCCTGTACCCCGCGATCCGCGCCGCGCGAATGAATCCCATCGACGCACTCCGGCACGAGTAA
- a CDS encoding ABC transporter ATP-binding protein has translation MTPYQPASPIAAAKLATRIDGLTKEYVLKSETVRALRGVSFDVPQGDYVAIMGPSGSGKSTLLNMLGCLDQPTAGSLYLGDDNISLMSDDQLADIRSRRIGFVFQSYNLIQQLTVVENIQVPLYYQGLLGAKEYARAVELAERVGLADRLDHRPNQLSGGQQQRVAIARSLVNDPYFILADEPTGNLDSVTTDEILALFDQLNGEGRTIILVTHEDDVAERARRIVRLKDGMLYSDEPVSDERRQTARELQAAAAIAVKNKQGLS, from the coding sequence ATGACGCCCTATCAGCCAGCGAGTCCTATTGCTGCAGCGAAACTCGCTACGCGGATTGATGGGTTGACGAAAGAGTATGTGCTCAAGAGCGAAACGGTCAGGGCACTGCGGGGTGTATCGTTCGATGTCCCTCAAGGGGATTACGTAGCAATCATGGGACCGTCGGGAAGTGGCAAGAGCACGCTCTTGAACATGCTCGGCTGCCTCGATCAGCCTACCGCCGGCAGCCTGTACCTTGGTGACGATAACATTAGCCTGATGTCGGACGATCAGCTCGCCGATATTCGCAGTCGCCGGATTGGGTTTGTGTTCCAATCCTACAATCTGATTCAACAACTCACCGTTGTTGAGAACATCCAGGTTCCCCTGTACTACCAGGGGCTGCTCGGTGCGAAGGAATACGCTCGGGCGGTTGAACTGGCCGAACGGGTTGGACTTGCCGATCGGCTCGACCACCGCCCCAATCAACTTTCTGGCGGACAGCAACAGCGTGTCGCCATCGCCCGCAGCCTCGTCAATGACCCGTACTTCATCCTTGCTGACGAGCCGACGGGAAACCTCGACAGTGTCACGACGGATGAAATTTTGGCACTCTTTGATCAACTCAATGGCGAAGGTCGGACGATCATCCTCGTGACTCACGAGGACGATGTTGCCGAGCGTGCCCGCCGGATCGTCAGGCTCAAGGACGGTATGCTTTATAGTGACGAACCCGTCAGCGATGAACGTCGGCAGACTGCCCGGGAGCTGCAAGCAGCCGCTGCAATCGCGGTGAAGAACAAACAGGGACTCTCATGA
- a CDS encoding efflux RND transporter periplasmic adaptor subunit, whose translation MFSHASSRCCSVTSPRHGGVKVVLLVLLAIAGGAGWYAYDLYKERSKRISPDDLLISEVTQGPFDHTIVEQGEIESSSNTEVICEIEARGNAGTAILWVIDEGTHVVKGDKLVELDSSNLEVSLKENRIEVITAEAAVATAAALLEQATISREEYLEGLFLTEEKAILSEMAIAEQEMRKAQLALESSERLVAKGLVNSLQLEADKFALANTRNQLDAAKGRLRVLQDLTKRKMLVQFDSDIEAAKAGLTAAREKLSEEQLEYREIEQQIANCVMVAPTEGVVVHANKQSHRGDSEFVVEAGAVVRERQTLVRLPDPSKMQVRCKVNESRITLLQKGMPAKIRIDALPNLGLTGHVAKVNRYAEPGSWFSSSIKEYGVIVEITNPPDNIRTGMTAAVEVFVEQLPDATQVPIQAVYEHDKKMYALVQTGVQDFQTRQVKISATNDTMASITEGLVAGDKAVLNLREHLALMDLPEVVAEDNSDMIRKYQPVAAADAETSSAETVSARPEVEDESSVQSTSTPRRGEAKETAEMTTKNTDQPAA comes from the coding sequence ATGTTCTCCCACGCTTCGAGTCGATGCTGTTCCGTCACCTCGCCCCGCCATGGCGGGGTGAAGGTTGTATTGCTGGTGCTGCTAGCCATTGCCGGCGGTGCAGGCTGGTATGCCTATGACCTGTACAAGGAACGCAGCAAGCGGATTTCGCCTGACGATCTGCTGATCAGCGAGGTCACTCAAGGTCCATTCGATCACACGATCGTCGAGCAGGGCGAAATTGAGAGTAGCAGTAATACGGAGGTGATTTGTGAAATTGAAGCGCGCGGCAATGCCGGGACTGCCATTCTGTGGGTAATTGATGAGGGCACCCACGTAGTCAAAGGCGATAAACTGGTCGAACTGGATTCGTCGAACCTGGAGGTTTCTCTGAAGGAAAACCGAATTGAGGTGATCACTGCTGAAGCGGCCGTGGCGACGGCAGCAGCTCTGTTGGAGCAGGCGACGATTTCGCGCGAGGAGTATCTCGAAGGCTTGTTCCTGACCGAAGAGAAAGCGATCCTCAGTGAGATGGCGATTGCCGAACAGGAGATGCGGAAGGCTCAGTTGGCACTTGAGAGCAGCGAGCGACTCGTGGCAAAGGGGCTCGTCAATTCGTTGCAGCTCGAAGCGGACAAATTTGCACTTGCCAATACACGAAATCAACTCGATGCCGCCAAAGGGCGGTTGCGAGTCTTGCAGGATTTGACCAAACGTAAAATGTTGGTGCAGTTTGATAGCGACATTGAAGCTGCGAAAGCCGGCCTGACCGCCGCCCGCGAAAAGCTCTCCGAAGAGCAACTCGAGTACCGCGAAATTGAGCAACAGATTGCCAACTGCGTGATGGTAGCGCCGACGGAGGGTGTCGTTGTGCACGCCAACAAACAAAGTCATCGTGGTGATTCGGAATTTGTTGTCGAAGCGGGAGCGGTTGTCCGTGAGCGGCAAACCCTGGTGCGTCTGCCCGACCCGAGCAAAATGCAAGTTCGTTGCAAGGTCAACGAATCTCGCATCACGCTGCTTCAGAAGGGAATGCCCGCAAAGATTCGCATCGACGCCTTGCCCAATCTAGGATTAACCGGGCATGTTGCGAAAGTAAATCGCTATGCCGAACCGGGCAGCTGGTTCAGTTCATCGATCAAGGAGTATGGTGTCATCGTTGAGATCACCAATCCTCCTGACAATATACGCACCGGCATGACAGCGGCCGTCGAAGTGTTCGTCGAGCAATTGCCTGACGCGACTCAGGTTCCGATTCAAGCGGTGTATGAACACGACAAGAAAATGTACGCCTTGGTGCAGACCGGCGTCCAGGATTTCCAAACGCGCCAGGTGAAGATCTCCGCCACCAACGATACCATGGCCAGTATTACCGAGGGACTCGTCGCTGGTGACAAGGCGGTTTTGAATCTCCGCGAGCACCTGGCGTTGATGGACCTGCCTGAGGTCGTGGCTGAGGACAACAGCGATATGATCAGGAAGTATCAACCAGTCGCCGCCGCTGATGCAGAGACATCGAGCGCGGAAACGGTCAGTGCCCGGCCAGAGGTTGAGGATGAATCAAGCGTCCAGTCGACGTCTACTCCCCGTCGTGGAGAGGCGAAAGAAACCGCTGAGATGACCACCAAGAATACCGACCAACCGGCCGCATGA
- a CDS encoding UTP--glucose-1-phosphate uridylyltransferase: MTTTRDELTAIVAPYDQTHVLQYWDELDASSRDQLAAQIRAVDLAELARLVGGDDQPTDYAEMARRATLPLAVSADGSGVPWSPAEARQRGEEALRAGEIAVILVAGGQGTRLGFDLPKGMFPIGPLSDRTLFQIFADRLIATGRRYDVAIPWYLMTSEATDAPTRAYFEEHGNFGLAADQVVIFKQGTMPAVDAQTGKLLLAEKDSLALSPDGHGGTLTALDRNGCLDRMQANGHRHLFYFQVDNPLVTLCDPEFIGHHLLSESEMTSQVIRKRYPSEKVGNVVEVDGRTHVIEYSDLPDQAAEMTDENGGLKLWAGSIAVHLFDVAFLDRERGSDSSLPFHRASKKVSYLNEAAQAVQPETPNATKFEKFIFDLLPAAERTIICEVEPGKAFAPVKNADGAEADTPALARQAIVDLHRSWLAQAGAAVDDGVKVEINANFALDPDELRARIAPELHVAADQYFDA; encoded by the coding sequence ATGACTACTACTCGCGATGAACTCACCGCCATTGTCGCTCCCTACGACCAGACGCACGTCCTGCAGTACTGGGATGAGCTTGACGCCAGCTCTCGCGACCAGCTCGCCGCTCAGATCCGGGCAGTCGACTTGGCCGAACTCGCACGCTTAGTCGGTGGCGATGACCAGCCCACTGACTACGCTGAAATGGCGAGGCGGGCCACCTTGCCGCTGGCGGTATCGGCTGATGGTAGCGGTGTACCCTGGTCTCCCGCCGAGGCTCGCCAGCGTGGCGAGGAGGCGCTCCGGGCAGGTGAGATCGCCGTTATTCTTGTGGCGGGCGGTCAAGGCACGCGACTTGGTTTTGATTTGCCCAAAGGGATGTTTCCCATCGGGCCGCTGAGCGATCGCACACTGTTCCAAATCTTTGCCGACCGCTTGATTGCTACCGGACGCCGCTATGACGTAGCCATTCCCTGGTATTTGATGACCAGTGAAGCTACCGATGCGCCCACACGAGCTTACTTTGAGGAGCATGGAAATTTCGGCTTGGCGGCGGACCAGGTCGTGATTTTCAAGCAGGGCACGATGCCAGCTGTCGATGCCCAGACAGGCAAACTGCTGCTGGCCGAAAAGGACTCGCTGGCATTGAGTCCCGATGGCCATGGCGGCACACTGACCGCCCTCGATCGCAATGGGTGCCTGGACCGCATGCAGGCCAACGGGCACCGGCATCTGTTCTACTTCCAAGTCGACAATCCGCTGGTCACGCTCTGCGATCCTGAATTCATTGGTCATCACCTGCTCTCCGAAAGTGAGATGACTTCGCAGGTCATCCGAAAACGCTACCCCAGCGAAAAAGTGGGTAACGTGGTGGAAGTGGATGGACGCACGCACGTGATCGAATATAGCGATCTGCCGGATCAAGCTGCCGAAATGACGGACGAGAATGGCGGGTTGAAACTGTGGGCGGGCAGCATCGCGGTGCACTTGTTCGACGTCGCTTTTCTAGATCGGGAACGGGGAAGCGATTCATCACTGCCGTTTCATCGCGCCAGTAAAAAGGTTTCCTATCTCAATGAGGCTGCTCAAGCGGTACAGCCAGAAACTCCCAATGCGACGAAGTTCGAGAAGTTCATTTTCGACCTACTTCCTGCCGCTGAGCGGACCATCATTTGCGAGGTCGAGCCGGGCAAAGCGTTCGCCCCAGTCAAGAATGCCGACGGAGCTGAGGCGGATACTCCTGCTTTGGCCCGTCAAGCGATCGTGGACTTGCACCGCTCGTGGCTAGCCCAGGCGGGGGCCGCGGTGGACGATGGTGTAAAAGTTGAAATCAATGCAAATTTTGCGCTCGATCCTGACGAATTACGGGCTAGGATAGCTCCGGAACTTCATGTCGCCGCGGATCAATACTTTGATGCCTAA
- the purD gene encoding phosphoribosylamine--glycine ligase — protein MPSFNVLIVGSGGREHALAWKINQSPRVNKVYVAPGNAGTGVDAINIDIAQDDHEALIAFAKSNNVGLVVVGPEAPLVAGLVDDMLAAGLKAFGPSKAAAELEGSKVFCKNLLRSADIPTADYRTFRSADDAMRYIKDRYSEPNDPVNVVVKADGLAAGKGVVVCTTRSEALEAIDRIAARKEFGAAGKELIIEERLTGPEVSVLAITDGETILTLPTAQDHKPALDGDRGPNTGGMGAYSPAPVLDEQTLADVESGILVPIVHAMKRARRPFKGVLYAGLMLTPAGPKVLEFNVRFGDPECQPLLMRLQTDIVDVMEATVDGRLGELDELTFDPRPAICVVMASEGYPASYEKGYPITGIEAADAMQDVKVFHAGTSVVDGKVVNTGGRVLGVTTMGDSISAAKLQAYKAVAQIRWQGAWCRKDISDKALVVAR, from the coding sequence ATGCCTTCCTTTAACGTTCTCATCGTCGGCAGTGGCGGTCGCGAACACGCATTAGCCTGGAAAATCAATCAAAGTCCGCGTGTTAATAAGGTGTATGTCGCCCCTGGGAATGCGGGCACCGGTGTGGATGCGATTAATATCGATATTGCTCAGGACGATCACGAAGCATTGATTGCATTTGCCAAATCCAACAACGTGGGTTTGGTGGTAGTCGGCCCCGAGGCACCATTGGTGGCGGGGCTGGTCGATGACATGCTGGCGGCAGGACTGAAAGCGTTTGGGCCTTCGAAAGCCGCTGCCGAGCTCGAAGGCAGCAAGGTCTTCTGCAAGAATTTACTTCGTTCGGCGGATATCCCCACGGCGGATTACCGCACATTTCGCTCGGCCGATGACGCCATGCGATATATCAAGGACCGCTACAGCGAGCCGAATGATCCCGTCAACGTGGTGGTGAAGGCTGATGGGCTGGCAGCCGGAAAAGGCGTCGTCGTCTGCACGACCCGCAGTGAAGCACTCGAAGCGATCGACCGCATCGCTGCTCGCAAGGAATTTGGTGCCGCCGGAAAGGAACTGATCATCGAGGAGCGGTTGACTGGTCCGGAGGTCAGTGTTTTGGCGATCACCGACGGCGAAACCATCCTCACCCTGCCCACGGCGCAAGATCACAAACCCGCCCTCGATGGCGACCGCGGTCCCAACACCGGGGGCATGGGAGCCTACAGTCCCGCACCCGTGCTCGACGAGCAAACGCTCGCAGATGTCGAGTCCGGCATCCTGGTGCCGATCGTGCATGCGATGAAGCGCGCCCGGCGTCCGTTCAAGGGTGTGTTGTATGCTGGCTTGATGCTCACGCCCGCGGGTCCCAAGGTGCTCGAATTCAATGTGCGTTTTGGCGACCCTGAGTGCCAGCCGCTGTTGATGCGATTGCAAACCGATATCGTCGATGTGATGGAAGCGACCGTGGATGGTCGATTGGGCGAACTCGATGAGCTCACGTTCGATCCACGCCCTGCCATCTGTGTCGTGATGGCCAGTGAAGGCTACCCGGCATCCTACGAAAAGGGCTATCCGATCACCGGTATCGAGGCTGCTGACGCGATGCAGGATGTCAAAGTCTTCCACGCGGGCACCAGCGTGGTCGACGGCAAAGTTGTCAACACAGGCGGTCGGGTTCTCGGTGTTACGACAATGGGCGATTCCATCAGTGCCGCGAAGCTCCAGGCGTACAAAGCCGTGGCACAGATTCGCTGGCAGGGCGCCTGGTGCCGCAAAGACATCAGTGACAAAGCGCTCGTGGTCGCTCGCTAA
- a CDS encoding trypsin-like peptidase domain-containing protein produces the protein MPIRSFNQNAFTTRGFACCVFSLLALIACGASATADSILLEFSSDNCPPCRAMQPIVSELIARGVPVRQVDVQAEPQLAQRYRIRSTPTYVVVQQGREVTRLVGAQTAANLYAALQKNAGGEIVPTRSQIDASSVRSSSIQDPQTRLAPLSAPTNSLAQSSSRTVRREREDDRSASNQLSQGDSWQSLASLSSAEVGPTSPTPERIIEAMPSASLADAVERAQAATVRLRVHDGRGYGAGTGTIIDVHGEEALVLTCGHLFRDGDGKGKIEVDLFVGGQPHTVSGQLIDYDAGDRDIGLVAIRPGMPIKPIDVVREHDVIKVGQTAFSFGCDRGDPPTRRDTRITGVNKYNQNVGGSNLEISGAPIDGRSGGGLFDEQGRLIGVCNAADYKSDIGIYTGPGSIHWQLDRVQLTRLYQADPTENLASNQISAIDHSEAQASSSSPMATNQFAGVNVSGAVAAETGDTEMIVILRDRNGNSREQVLTLRQPDAQLVQQIRQAARR, from the coding sequence GTGCCGATTCGCTCATTCAATCAAAACGCTTTCACAACACGTGGTTTTGCGTGTTGCGTATTTTCGCTACTGGCGCTGATCGCCTGCGGAGCATCTGCGACGGCGGACTCCATCCTGCTCGAATTCAGTTCAGACAACTGCCCCCCCTGCCGCGCCATGCAGCCGATCGTCTCCGAACTGATCGCTCGCGGCGTGCCGGTACGCCAGGTCGACGTGCAAGCCGAACCGCAACTCGCACAGCGCTATCGCATCCGCAGCACACCCACGTATGTCGTCGTGCAACAAGGTCGGGAAGTCACACGATTGGTCGGTGCTCAAACCGCCGCGAATCTATATGCGGCACTGCAGAAAAACGCCGGCGGTGAAATCGTCCCCACTCGCAGTCAGATCGATGCGTCGTCTGTCCGCAGTTCCAGCATTCAAGATCCCCAGACGCGGTTGGCACCGCTCAGCGCTCCAACGAACTCACTGGCTCAATCATCCAGCCGAACGGTACGTCGCGAACGCGAAGATGACCGCTCCGCTAGCAACCAACTCTCCCAAGGCGATTCCTGGCAATCCTTGGCGTCACTGAGTTCCGCAGAGGTCGGCCCCACCAGTCCAACCCCTGAACGGATCATCGAAGCGATGCCGAGTGCGTCGCTGGCTGATGCAGTGGAGCGTGCTCAAGCCGCAACGGTTCGCCTGCGAGTGCATGACGGCCGCGGTTACGGTGCGGGCACGGGCACGATCATCGACGTTCATGGTGAAGAGGCTCTCGTGCTCACCTGCGGTCACCTGTTTCGAGACGGCGACGGCAAAGGCAAAATCGAAGTCGACCTCTTTGTCGGTGGGCAACCTCACACCGTGTCCGGTCAGTTGATCGACTACGATGCGGGTGATCGAGATATCGGTCTGGTGGCCATTCGCCCCGGTATGCCGATCAAGCCGATCGACGTCGTTCGCGAGCACGATGTGATCAAGGTTGGCCAGACCGCATTCAGTTTTGGCTGCGATCGAGGCGACCCTCCCACCCGCCGCGATACCCGGATCACCGGAGTCAACAAATACAACCAGAATGTCGGCGGATCCAATCTCGAAATCTCCGGTGCACCAATCGATGGTCGCAGTGGTGGCGGACTGTTTGACGAGCAAGGACGTTTGATCGGCGTTTGCAACGCTGCCGACTACAAATCTGACATCGGTATCTACACCGGCCCCGGCTCGATTCACTGGCAGCTCGATCGGGTGCAACTGACGAGGCTCTATCAAGCCGACCCCACTGAAAACCTGGCGTCCAATCAGATCAGTGCGATCGATCACAGCGAGGCTCAAGCATCGAGCTCATCCCCAATGGCGACCAATCAATTCGCTGGCGTGAACGTCTCCGGCGCAGTCGCCGCTGAAACCGGCGACACGGAGATGATCGTCATTCTGCGAGATCGTAACGGCAACAGCCGCGAACAGGTCCTCACACTTCGCCAGCCCGACGCACAGTTGGTCCAGCAGATTCGCCAAGCGGCACGTCGCTGA
- a CDS encoding tributyrin esterase: MNEFEKPDFTFDLTKLTSGELRQAIAAIDVDPPHAMSDSSAAEEVFPLVRLTGLQRQDAACMRWANWVRVHAVGDLGDFAFASFAGIDVRLEGSAGDGVCEGMRRGVVRITGSTGCGLGAAMIGGTLAVYGSAGPRVGAAMRGGSIFVRGDVGDDTGAGALAGTIVVGGDAGVNLGDGLNNVTVFLRGKAASLAPGVIDVPIRKREEVRLGLLLMSASIRGKPGEFRRIIPEARWRAEEAGAGEVRPNWR; this comes from the coding sequence ATGAACGAATTCGAGAAGCCTGATTTCACCTTTGACCTTACCAAGCTGACCAGTGGAGAACTGCGTCAGGCGATCGCAGCAATCGACGTCGATCCACCCCATGCGATGTCGGACTCGTCCGCTGCAGAGGAGGTTTTTCCATTAGTACGGCTGACTGGATTGCAGCGTCAGGATGCGGCGTGCATGCGATGGGCGAACTGGGTGCGGGTACATGCCGTTGGCGATCTGGGTGACTTTGCATTCGCGTCCTTCGCTGGGATTGATGTGCGACTGGAAGGCAGCGCGGGCGACGGCGTGTGCGAGGGCATGCGGCGGGGTGTCGTGCGGATCACAGGAAGTACGGGCTGCGGACTGGGGGCAGCGATGATCGGTGGTACCCTCGCGGTCTACGGGTCGGCGGGGCCGCGAGTCGGTGCGGCCATGCGTGGTGGTAGCATTTTTGTTCGCGGTGATGTCGGTGATGACACGGGTGCGGGGGCGTTGGCCGGTACGATTGTCGTCGGGGGCGATGCGGGCGTGAACCTCGGCGACGGGCTCAATAACGTCACCGTTTTCTTGCGAGGAAAAGCCGCGTCGCTGGCCCCGGGTGTGATCGACGTGCCGATCCGTAAACGCGAAGAAGTACGTCTGGGATTGTTACTGATGAGCGCCTCGATCCGTGGTAAACCGGGAGAGTTCCGACGCATCATCCCCGAGGCTCGCTGGAGGGCGGAGGAAGCGGGGGCGGGCGAGGTCCGCCCCAATTGGCGGTGA
- a CDS encoding purine-nucleoside phosphorylase yields MAKSSPLAVSKPSSSSGGVSAMVDCVRKQAAGWFADSETPLLAVILGSGLGGLADSIDVAAKIGFDQLPGMPVATALGHRGEFLLGRFAGVRVIAMAGRLHAYEGHDIHAISRGMALLASLSVDAVIISCAAGGLNSRYQTGDLVIIDEHIGLLHGQMGMAALCQQDTVRGAPSGLRCGRPTCDPEFADIVYQVCSAEGAAGRIHRGTYLAVSGPNYETRAECRMMKSWGADIVGMSTVPEVVLSSRAGLRTIAIGVVTNMAVPDAPMTASHEDVLAVSSRASERLQRIVGAIAASLSRYPLHHGQPQHVGNGFA; encoded by the coding sequence ATGGCAAAATCCAGCCCATTGGCCGTCTCGAAACCGTCCTCCAGCTCTGGGGGCGTCAGTGCGATGGTCGATTGTGTTCGCAAACAGGCGGCAGGCTGGTTTGCCGACTCCGAGACACCGCTGCTCGCGGTGATTCTGGGCAGTGGGCTGGGTGGTCTGGCAGATTCCATCGACGTCGCTGCGAAAATCGGCTTCGACCAACTGCCGGGGATGCCGGTGGCAACGGCGTTGGGGCACCGAGGGGAATTTCTATTGGGACGATTCGCCGGAGTGCGGGTCATCGCGATGGCTGGTCGGCTGCACGCCTATGAAGGCCACGACATCCATGCCATCTCGCGTGGGATGGCGCTGTTGGCTAGCTTGTCAGTGGACGCTGTGATCATCAGCTGCGCCGCCGGTGGGTTGAATTCTCGCTATCAAACCGGTGACCTCGTGATCATTGACGAGCATATTGGCCTGCTGCATGGACAGATGGGCATGGCGGCACTCTGTCAGCAGGACACGGTGCGGGGGGCCCCGTCCGGTCTGCGCTGCGGACGCCCCACCTGCGACCCGGAATTTGCCGACATCGTCTACCAAGTCTGTTCCGCCGAAGGGGCGGCAGGCCGGATCCACCGGGGGACGTACTTAGCCGTCAGCGGCCCAAATTACGAAACTCGGGCCGAGTGCCGCATGATGAAGAGCTGGGGGGCTGACATCGTGGGCATGAGTACGGTTCCCGAGGTCGTGTTGTCGAGCCGCGCCGGATTGCGGACAATCGCCATTGGTGTAGTGACGAACATGGCTGTGCCCGATGCGCCGATGACGGCAAGCCACGAGGATGTGCTCGCAGTGTCATCGCGAGCCAGCGAGAGATTGCAGCGAATCGTTGGTGCCATTGCCGCTTCGCTCAGTCGCTACCCATTGCATCACGGACAGCCTCAGCACGTTGGGAATGGATTTGCATGA